The DNA segment AGACAGTTACGAAAGGGGCAGCCCATGTCCCCATGTTGCATTTGTGTATGAATAGCTGTCCATTCAGTGGCTCTTTTACAGTCTCTTGAATACAAGTGTTGGCTCCCTTCTGGACAGTCAGAATGCAGAGAGCATGCACTTTTGGCAGGCTTGTTAGGCATCTGTGTTctccttttttagaaaaagaacatttatttgtagATCTACTTATGGTACCATTGGAAAAATTAGgttgcatgcattttatttttatggcacattttaaacattttcaaaatatttgtgacAAGAAACAAGTTGTTCAGTCATCACATCACACTTTTTTTGCCATGTATGCACAACATTGCACATCTGGCCCATTCTTGCAGTCAAtcaattttaaaatagtttaattttataaatagtttCAGAAAAACGTActcatgtgtttgtttgtttttgttttttttttactccacatGAGTTttcactagttttttttttgtttgttttttttgcgtaATGGCTTCTTTTGTGTCAATACTGTTATTCAGGCCAGTTCTTTGTACAGAGAGTTAAACATTTTTAGGCACTTAATTCATTACATGTAGTCACTAAATTTCACAAAATTAATTTCACTAAATGTAGGCAATTAAtttagttattaatattattttgtaacatgCTTTTGTAACAAACTGTTTTAACTTGAATACAAACTGTTTGAAGTTGatctttttaaatgcaatttcatTTTCATATCTGTCCTCCCCAACCTGACAAAACTGtgcttattttattaatataatgttgcaataaaataattagctttaatcattattttattaaatgtcacaaattatatttgattatatttagaCTTTATAATAATATTCGATTTGATAACTAATTAGATTCAGTGcttcaaatatactgtatatatatattttgccctTATATTGATTCGAAAAAGGAAACAATGAGGAGGATACTGATTATgctattctgattttttttttttttttttttttttttgcagttagtattgtaaacttaaaaaaaaaaaattatgttcatgCAGTTGTTTCTAAAATATGAAGTAGgctacacaaaaaataaaaaataaataaaacaaataaatggtaaaattatttaatttatattacttCGTGAGATAGGATGATGACATTAAAAGTAAACCACtgacattaataatttattgagtTATATTAAAAGGATTCACACAGCTGCAACATTTTTGAGTTATTGGATTGTTACCGCTGTTTAGTAGTGTTTACCTCTAATTATTTGCAACATATATTTTTTTCGAGAAGTTAAAGAAAAGCAAATCGGTGTATTATCTGTCCCGCTGCACAAACGCTACTGTTAATAATTGACAGTTAGAAGCCTAATAATTGACCTTTATCTTCCTAATATACTGAGATAACCTCAAGGTCCTGTCTGGGAACACACCAACAGTGCTGAGTGCATTACCTGACTTCCCATGAGAAAAATTATGCAAGTAACTATTAAAACAGCGAGTCTCAGGAGTCATTGCATACTGGTATGTTTCTCGCGTTCGAAACTTTACTCGACCTTTGACACAGTAGTAGGATAATGATTTTAGTAGTTTTTTTCCCCGCATGTGTAGCCTATTTTAAAAGTTAGCACGCTAACGTCTCATGCAAAATAACTAGAATAAACCGTTGTTTCGAGAGCAGCCTACTGGAAAAACAAGCAACCTAACAAATAACCGGCGTTTGCGTTTATCTTGCTTGTTGATTCATTTGTTCATTAGTATATGTTTGCACCTGATAAGAAATGGAGGTAAGTGGGTGATCGTGCAAACACGCCGCATTACTAGTGTGAGAAACGCGAGGCTGCATCGCACCTGCGAGCGCGCCAGGTGCAAAAGGTCAGTCTGTCCGTCATTGTCCCTTTCATTGTCAAGGTTAGCGCCATGAGCAGTGTATTTGAACCCAAGCTCCGGAGAAACCTGTCAAATAATTTCGAGAGGAGTGAAAGTGTTGTTTAATTCCTCTTTTAACAATACAATACGCCATGAAGTCCTCTTCAATGCTCTTAAGAAGCTAATCAGTTAAAATAACCTGAACTTTAATTCTGAACGTGGCATGTGCTATAAAAATGACATGTCAGATAGGCGGATAGATCTGTTTGTGCTTTTCAATTAGACATTCTCGGTCCTATTCTATTCGATTCTATTCTTAAATCGAAATATGTGTACTAgcctttgtgtatgtgtgtgtgtatatatatatatatatatatatatatatatatatatgtatatatatatatatatatatatatatatatatatatatatatatatatatatatatatatatatatatacacacacatatacaaaagaTGACGTATCATTGTTGGTAGTTTTAATATCAGGACTGGTATTAACGATATTTAAATAACTTGAATCAAACATGGCTATATAAAAAGTTCATGCAATTATTTCCACCAATTCGAATTTAGCTAATATTGAGGAAAAtctaatttaatcaaattaaatataggcTAGTAAAGTGCCTCAGACATTTTAAATGACGTCTAAATGTGCCCAGTTTttataagcctttttttttttttattgtctatatTCTAGCACATTGTCTAATCGTTTTATTCTTTTATCAACATTGTCAATTACATTTTGCAAACTTTTCGGTGGATCAAAATTATTCTTAAAGGATCAGCtgtgttgatttatttttttatttttattttatttttgtggccAATTTATAATTTCGATCTTTAAGTTTTAAGAGATGTGAAATGTATGGCTTGAAGTTTTAATAAAAGCgcgtgtaattaattaattagaatgCACTGCAAGTTCCTCAACTCTTAAAGGGCATCAAAATGAACCAATCAGAGAGTCTTTAGGAGGAGCGTGCTGGAGCGCGAGACAGTCAAAAACTGAAGTCTGCACACGCTCGGGGCATTATATTGCGTCACGTATATAGAAATGAAAATACGCAGTTATAAAGAATTAGACAATATTACACACGGTCAAGCAAATAGTTTGGTAGTATATAAGTAAAAGTGAATTCTATTTAAGACTAGTGTAAGagagggaaaaagaaaaacactcttAAACTTAAGACTATTTCATAATAGCCTATATTTAGCTCGTACCATACTTGAGACCTAAAGTCTCTCTCAATGGATAAGTCGAGGAACTTTCGGATAGACgctctgctgtcagagagctCTCAGCGGGTGGTTCGCGAGGATTCTCCGGGACTGTGCACCGACGGCACCGACATCGAGCCTGCGACCTGCAAACGGACAGAACACTCTCCTCTTCCTCGCGCTTATCAGCTCCAGACAGGGGTCATGCCCAAATCAGGCATGCTGAACATTTCTCACCCAGGATTAATGTCACTTCCCCAAGGGTCTATGCAAGGAATGTATCCCTCACCTATGTACTCCATCACGGCACTTGGAGCGCAGCATCCCACCTTCGCATATTCCGGTTTCGCGCAGCCGTACCCCGAGCATCTAAAAGCGGCCGCCCTGTCCGGTTCATTTCCGTTAGAGCACTGGCTCCGGGCTGGACTCATAATGCCTCGCCTCGCAGACTACAGCGGTATGTGTTTGTTCTGCATATTTATTCATCTATGCATTATAAAACTTGTTTCTATTTGTATTAGTGCTTGTAAAGCAAACAAAGTCTAAATGATGCTACTATGAAGTTTGTTATCTGGACGCAGAAATCTGGAAAACAGGcctacattttatttacttttttttttttttatctgaaacgtATTTCTATGAAGCTGCAGCaatgattattattacttaataaatctgcaaaatatatttacatgtaatacTTAATCTATCCTAAAATGTAGGGAAAATGATGGTGAAAATATCATTACATAGgctaaatatgtataatatttatttatattatatatttctgcAAAAACACTATAAAGTGAACTCACATGCTATAAATATTACCTAGCATAATTGAAGCAGTATTTACTGCTAACGGAAatataatgtagttttttttattttcagcctTTTCATAGCATCATAAATGACAACTCCATTAAAACTGCCTTCATCCACAGGAAAACTATAAAGAAACACTTAAAACGGTCTGAGCTTCATCAATAAAGTTATCTGGTAGCATTTATTGAATTTTCATTAAGTTAATGGTGTTCTCCTAGTGTTTTACTGTCACGCTAAAGCAATATCTCCCGGTCCTGTCATCAACAATAAACTGAAGTAAAGCTGTTATCATTATCTATTGGGGGGAGGAACAAGAGGTGAATATGTTCTTGTTTGCTGCGTCTGCTTCGTGACTTCATCATATGTCTTTGTTTTTTGGCATGAGTCTTACACCTCCTTTATCAACTAACTTTCTCCTCAGGGGCACCTCAGTCTGGTTTAATCGGAAAGTGCCGGAGACCACGCACAGCCTTCACCAGCCAGCAACTGTTAGAGCTGGAAAATCAGTTCAAACTCAACAAGTACCTATCACGACCCAAGCGCTTTGAAGTGGCCACTTCTCTCATGCTGACTGAGACACAGGTGAGGAGAAAGCAACACCTTTCAGTCGACAGTTCTTAAAGTAACTATTTTTACATAGTGTGAAGAACATTCTAAAGAACATAAGAACTTTCAGTGCAATGAAAATGTTCCATGACAATGCCAATGGAACCTTAGAGGCCAAtgaagaaactttatttttaagactatTGGATATTTTGACAAATTGGTGGATGCATTTGTACATATGATCTGCTTACGTCCCACTTACGGTTAAGTTTGGGGTTGACCTTAATGCTTACTTTATTAAAAGTTAAGTTTTCTCATTAAATTGGGTTTGGAGAAATATGAGATGATGGAGAAAAACATACTGAGAACAAAGggacagaaatatatttttcatcatCAGTTCAATAATAAGCTTATGAATATTTCCAAATGCTAATACCAAAGGATCAAACTTTATGTGACTGATTGTGATGATTGTTATCCATTTACCAGGTGAAGATTTGGTTCCAAAACCGGCGAATGAAGTGGAAGCGCAGCCGTAAAGCTAAAGAGCAGGCTGTGCAGCTGGAAACAGATGGCTGTAAGTCAGACAAGAAAGAAACCAAGCCCAAAGACCTCACTCGCTGCAGTGCACACAATAATGATGAGGATCTTGATGctgaggaggaagatgaagaagaagaagaagagttcAGAAAAGCGATTAACGCAGGTGTGGGTCTGCCTCACCGCTCGGACTTCCTGCAGCACAGCTCCGCGCTGAGCTACAGCTCTCATGGCTCTTACTCTGATGACGACCTTGAAGAGATCAGAGGAGAGCGAAAGATCAGGCTCGGGTTATGAAGAACTAATGGCAGCTGCTGTCTGCATGTCCATGAACTGGACAGGTTTAAAGAGTGAAAGCTGTTTGATGTCAAAACTATCCCTAAGACCCACTGAGTTCATTGTCCATGACATTTAAAGACAAAAAGTCTTCATTCATGAAAATGGTCTTCCAGTTTATTTGCACTTAACATTTTTCTTGCAAACTGCTTGTAAACTGCAAATGTATACTATTGCAACTAACTAATGTTTTTCTTATGCGAACAAAATCTTTACTTTATATGCTAACATGGACATTTTGGTTGAAAAAAAAGCTGTTGAACCAAATGAGGAAGCCTTGCATTGAACGTCACAGGCTGACACTTGTGCTCTTTGGTCTCTtgaacacatttaatttaatagtaGTCAAGAGGGGATGCTGAGGAACAGATGATTGTCCAGAGGTCATCGATGTCAGCTTTCTTCCAGTAACCATTGACTGGAACACAGAGGAACTGGTAAATCCTCTGCAAATATTGAACAAGGGCAAACTGTGAACGCTGCATTAGTTAGTCAATTAGTTTATGTCATGTTGTTGATGTTGGtgtctttaatgttatttaactGTTATAGATTATATCTAATTTATTCATCTGATATCAAGAGTCAGTTCGAAGGATGTGTGACCTTCAGAGACGGCTGGTAAAATATGTACTTGGAGACAAAAGggaaataaaccaaataaaagaTGATTTTCAGCCTTTTTTCTCACTTTAAAAACATGTAGAAATGCTGCTTTTATGTGTCCTGCTCATGAGTGAAATGTTTAAAACTGTAAATGAATATACCCCCCTTCCTACATCCCACTCTCCTCTCCCTTTTAACCTCTAGCTGACACAGATTGTGATTAAAGTGCAGACGAACCTACAGTGCATTATAAACAACGCAGGCCCTGATATTTATGGCCACAGCCTCTCAAATATGAATTACTCGGGGGTTTACTGATAGGCAAATAATTAAGTTAATGAAGGAAAAGCAAAATAATCTGCTCCTTATGCTGATGTCACCGGgtaatttaatttgaaaagatGAATTACCTCAGTGACCAAAAGAGCATTTTTACAGGGGTGTGGTGTAAGGCcaacaattaaatattaaagcagAGAAGGTGCGGTCCTGCAGCCAAACTAGAATAGGACATATTTATATGCTGATTAAATGCATTGCACTGTTGGGAATAAACATAACACCCTGCCAAAACAAAGCAAACTCGAGCACAGGCAAACTGTGAAACATTTATCACGCATTTGGAAAATTACACCTGCATCTTGATCTCACCTGACTGCTGAAgtgttgagagagaaaaaaattgtcCCTCGGCTGTTTCCGTCGGCGTTGTCATGGAGCTCGAATACACAACTGAACAGTGAGGAAAGCTGAAACAAATAAACTGACGCATTTCTATTaacttttgttgtttgtttgtgataTTACTGCATGAGATAAAGACACGGTGGTAAGTTATCATTTTAAGTAGGATACACGACATAAATACAACGCTAATTCTGCTCGTTTTGGTAACGTTAGGTGTAAGCGCGTACGTTACCCGTGTTACTTGATATAAGCTGCTGTAATGTTTAGCAAAcgaatttatgatttattttaacaGATTTACAGCTTCATTTAAAGCCATATCAACTTTTTAAAAGACAAGTAGTAAGTGATTTTCGACATCAAACAGAAAAAAACCTTTGCATAGTTTTCAGAAAACCCACTTTTTTTCAATAACATTTCATTTGATGATCCTCTGAGGCAATCAACTTTGCTGTCAGTGATTTCACTTAAGATAATAGAGAGGTAAAGAAATGAGTGACAGGCTCATACATTTACACCAGCCCCAGTTAACCTCAGACAGACATGACCGATCCTGCTTACACAATAAATTGAGAGAAGAAcagataaaatgtaaatgaaccaCTTAAAGTAGCCAATACAGATATTGCCCAATATTCATATTATCGGTCAGATGAAATATAGGTTAATTTATGATATAAGTTAGACCCAGATCGTTCAAGCACTAACGTTTCATCCACATCTGtttcatttaatttgatttaaaagctATATGATATATATTTGAACCCCTCAAATACAGCAGCACTGTTTGAACTCCTGTGGTTTGGGTGTTTGTTTTTTAGGTGCAATGTTGACGGATCATCCAGTGAATCCTCTGAACTCAGGCATTCCCTTTGGAGTCATTCACAACCCACATAGAAAGGTAAGGTGCTTTTATAGGCATTTATTATGTTTGTAGGGGAGATATGGGATAgttggaattatttatttatttatttttttttgtgtatatatatatatatatatatataattaatataccccctatatataaataattgtgtgGTTGACAAAAAGTTGACTGATATTGCATTGACTTTTTGCCTCAAGTCTGCTAAAATGCTTTGCTGAAATacactgccatctgctggtgtAAAGGCCAATAAACATTATGATTGACTTTCCTTTATTTTCAGAGGGTCTCGCGCCTCAGGTCGAGGAGTCCTCTGAAGAGAACTCTGAACTGTTTTTTTGGGGTGGAGACCTGGGCTGAGCTGGTCTGGGAGGGCTGGGAGCCAGGACGAGAGTATACTAAATCACTGTTCCTTAGAAGCATTCATGGAAAACTCCAGAAACTCACCTTCAGGTCAGTCCACTGAAAAGTATATCTCATTAAGACCAGAATTTCAAGCTAAGTTtgtggtctgtaagattttttttgtggttttaaagcatatctTATGTTCACCCAGGCTgcttatatttgataaaaaaaacacacaaaaaaacaaacgatcaataaaagcagttatattgtgaaatactattcaagtttaaaataactgttttcgatttgagtgtattttaaaatgttatttatttatttccatcggccattacttcagtcttcagtgtcacatgatcgttcagaaatcattctaatatgctgatttggtgcttgaaAAACATATCTTATTATGATCAGTGTtgaatagttgtgctgcttaatatttctgtggaaactgtgatacagtaaatgcttttaatgtttttttttcaatgaatagAAAGATATATACaccaattatttgaaatataaatctttagtaacatcacaaatgtatttattgtcacttttgatcaatttaattgttgtttaatcagattattatttttttttttatctttctgacccaaaactttcaaacagcAGTGTTCAAACTGATATATTTGTGCTGTTTTGTCCATTTTAGACCTCCTGCTTCCAAGTTCTTCAGCACACCATTTCCTCAGACCATTCTTCTGAGCCCAGGAACTTCTTACTCACTCCCAGTTACTTTTCAGCCTCTTGAGAATGTAAAGTTTAAATGATCTAATATATTATCTTAAACTTGTTATATCATTGAAGCATTCAATAATCCTATGATTATGATGTATTATGGTGAATTTTATAATCAACATTTACAGAAAGTAATGAGAGATATTAATTGCATGACTAGATgtgtatatattttctttcttgcCCTCCTTTTTCCAGTGTGAGTACACAGACACTATAGAGTTCCAGGGTAAGGAAGGCATATTCCTTGTATCTCTGCGAGCTGTGATTCCTCATCATGCCCTTGAGGTACCAGACACAGTGATGCTGCTACCCTGTGCTGCCCAGCACAGCTCCCAAACCAGCTTCCTCTTTCGGAATTCAAGGTAAAGCATGGCTAAAAATAATCCTGAGTTATGGAGAAAGTGCAAAGAAAGTGCTGAATTTTGAAACCTGTGAATGCACATTTTGTCTCCAGCAAGCTGCAGACAGGATTCAGGTGGTTTGTGGATACTCCGTTCCAGCTGTCTCCTGAGACTGGACAGTTAAAGCCTGGAGAAGAATGCAGGGTTACAGTAGAGTTTAAACCCCAGCAGGCTCTAGTGTATCAGGCTGAGGCCTGCTGTGCTTTTGGAGATGATGGGGAAAGCAGCTGTACTGTGCTTCTGCGTGGGCTGTGTGAGCTTTTCAAAGAATTTCAGaaaacacatttgtgaccctgaaccacaaaaccagtcataagtcttAAGGGtccatttaaaaaatttaataaatgtatgcaaTAAATTTATACATCggaataaatgattaataatttccCCTAGATGTatgtcagacaatatttggctgagatataactatttgaaaatctgtaatctgagggtgcaaaaaaaaatcaaaatattgagtaaatctcctttaaagttgtccagattaagttcttagcaatgcatattactgatcaaaatataaggtttgatatatttatggttgcaaatgtacaaaatatcttcatggaacatgatctttattaatATCCTAAAAGTTTTTGGAATATAATTATCTATTGCTGCAAATATAcagtgctacttatgactggttttgtgctccagggttacATTTAGTATATTCTGGTCTTTTCTAACATATTAATGTAATAACatcattcattttattacatAGAGAAATAAACATATAACAATCATGAataaacctttaaagacagaTGTACCATGAGCTCATAATTTGTTAATCTATGGTACAATATATGCTTTTGAAGCCATcagctgcatttattaaaaacaataaacaaatataaatctataaaactaaatataaatataaaaatgagaaatattttatatttgttgtttatatttctatatttcattttacagctgacatataaatatatatcctaGTTCATTGACATGATATATATCCTAGTTCATTGACATGATATATATCATAGTTCATTTTTTCCTGATTATCAAATACTTTTTCTCAAATTATAGTTTTGAATGCTGTGATTTATATCAGACATTGGTTTGGTTAATGGCTTAGAAATGACTCACATCCAATTTAAATACCTTTCCACAGCCAAGTACCCTCACCTCCAGATCAGTTCCATGGGACAGGAGGAAGGCTGCAAGGTGCTTGAGTTTGGCAGTGTGACAGTAGGAGACTCTCTTGAAAGGCACTTTGAGATCTACAACCTCTCCACTGTATGTTTCCCTCCACACCCTGCTTTTTTTCTCATCCAGTATTTAGACAACAGATATTTCCCTGTCAAATTGACTCTATTTCTCGCTCAGGTTAGCACAACATTCAGTCTGTCCTGGTTGAGACGTCCCGCTCTCATGGAGTCTGTGTTCTTCTGTGAGGTTCATGAGGGGAAGATCGCTCCAAATTCAGTATTGAAAGTCCCCGTCTGCTTCTCCCCACTCACAGTGGACAGCATAAGTGTGGACTACCTCTCTCTTACCTGTCCTGGGGCTGTGAGCAAAGACCTGCTCAAAGTGTCTGGCACCTGCATAGGTACAATATATAAGCCTACAGTAACAGCTGTAGGCCAAACATTTGCTCATTAACATATCAAACCTAGTCTGACCATCCTTATCTGTCCACTATAGGTCCAATAGTGTCTTTAAATACCTCTGTACTGGATTTTGGCTGTGTTGAGGAGGGCACAGAGGTCACACACAATGTGCAGATCATCAACTCCTCTGCAGTATTGGCTCATTACCAGTTTGATGTGGACACTGGCAGCCATAGTGTGTTCAGCATTGATA comes from the Carassius gibelio isolate Cgi1373 ecotype wild population from Czech Republic chromosome B9, carGib1.2-hapl.c, whole genome shotgun sequence genome and includes:
- the mnx2a gene encoding motor neuron and pancreas homeobox 2a, which encodes MDKSRNFRIDALLSESSQRVVREDSPGLCTDGTDIEPATCKRTEHSPLPRAYQLQTGVMPKSGMLNISHPGLMSLPQGSMQGMYPSPMYSITALGAQHPTFAYSGFAQPYPEHLKAAALSGSFPLEHWLRAGLIMPRLADYSGAPQSGLIGKCRRPRTAFTSQQLLELENQFKLNKYLSRPKRFEVATSLMLTETQVKIWFQNRRMKWKRSRKAKEQAVQLETDGCKSDKKETKPKDLTRCSAHNNDEDLDAEEEDEEEEEEFRKAINAGVGLPHRSDFLQHSSALSYSSHGSYSDDDLEEIRGERKIRLGL